Part of the Sebaldella sp. S0638 genome is shown below.
TTCATAATAAAGTCCTCCTGTTTTTAGTTTATCATAAAAAGATTTTTTTATTTACAGACTTTTTATCACAGGCTCTTAAAATAGCTGGTACACTTTTCGACCGGATGAGTGGTACACTTTTCAATTGACAAATACATTATTACAAATTTCTATAAATTTACAATCTTTTACTGATAATTTTTCTTTGATCTTATATTAAATAAAATGTTATTTTGCAAGTATATCATACTTTATATTAACTTAAAAATTATTTTTTATTCTAACAGACTAATGTGAACTGTATGTGAAGTTTTAAATTACAAAGCATTACAAATATAATAAGATAATATACTCAAATATTTTATTTTACCGGATAACCATATGTAAATATCTTTTTTAATCTTAATAAAATTATAAGACTACCCCTTTTCTGTGAATACACAAAATTTATTAACAACAAAAAAAGAGGCAGATAAACTCTCCTCTATTTTTATAGTTATTTAAAAACATTAATATATAGCTGTCAGCTTCTTATCCAAAGCATCTGAAATAAATATTGTCGCTACTTCCAGTATTTTACTTTTAATCTCTTCATCAGAAGGATTTTTAATAAATTCAGTACAGACCAAAGTAGCATATCCGTGAATATAGTACCAGATTTTTAAAATTATATTCATGGTTTCATTCCTGTCAAAATGCTCAAATCTCTCGTCATCCTTACTCGTCTCAAGTATTTTCAGAACAGCTCTCTCAAAAATACTCTTAAAATCCGCATCAATTAAAAATATTGATCTATAAAGCTCTTTCTGCTCTCTTGCGAATATTACCACGCCCATTGCAGTATTAAGCATTTTCCTCTCGGTGTACATTGTTTCAAGATAATTGACCAATACTTCCTTTGCCATATTTATAACTTCTTTCTTCAAAATTGAAATATTTTCAAAATGAGCATAAATAGGTGCTGTGGATGATTTCATTTTTTTGGCTATATTTCTTGCACTTATTCCCCGAATTCCGTCATTTTTTAATAATTCAAAGGTGGTATTTATTATTTCTTCCCTGTCAAATTTTACTTTAGGCATATGATTCCCTCCTGTCTTATAAAATCATTATATTCTCTCTAATATTTTAAAATTCCAAGTTTCATAATCCTTTTCCTCAATGATCTTCCAGTCCGAAAAATTAATTTTTGGAAAAAATGCATCTGCCTCACTGTCTTCATTTTGTATAAATGAAACATACAGCTTTTGAAAACTGTCGAACATTTCATTATATATATCTGCTCCGCCAATTATAAATACTTCTTCACTGCTTTTCCCAAATAAGCTGATTACCTCATCAAGTGAATGAAAAACCTCTGCACCCTCTATTTTATCCAATGTTCTTGATAAAACTATATTTCTTCTGTTTGGAAGAGGCTTTCCTATGCTTTCAAAGGTTTTTCTTCCCATTATAACAGTTTTCCCTGTTGTTATTTTTTTAAAATTTTTCAAATCTTCCGAAATATGCCATAACAACTGATTTTTCTTTCCTATTTCATAATTCTTACCTACTGCTGCAATTGCGCTAAACATATTTCACCTCTTTTATATTTTATACTGCTACTTCAAATTTTATCAGCGGATGGCTCACATAATCCACCAGTTTTACGTCATCAAATGTAAGTTCATTAAACGGCTTATCTGCTATCTCTATTTTAGAAAGTTTCATAGGCTCTCTTTTCAGCTGTTCTCTAAGTCCTTCTATATGATTTTCATATATATGTGCATCAATAATAGTATGTGCGAATTCTCCCGGTTCATATCCGCATTCTTTTGCTATCATCATTGTAAGAAGAGAATAACATGCAAGATTAAAAGGTATTCCCAATGCTATATCCCCACTTCTTTGTGTAAGATGACAGTTCAGTTTATTCCCCAGCACATTAAACGCGAATGTGTAATGACATGGAGGCAGCTTGCTTATCGCGGCATTTCCCGGATTCCAAGCCAGTACTATTAGTCTTCTTCCGTTTTTATGGTTAGGATTTGTTTTCATCTCTTTAAGTGTATCTATTACATAACCTATCTGATCAAAAACAAGCTGTCCGTTCGACTCTCTTGTTACCCATTTACTATTTTCATCTGCGAACACTTCCCCGTCAAGATGTGTTTCAGGCACTGGATATCTTCTCCAGAATCTTCCGTATGCTGTTTCCAGCCTTCCTTCTTCATCTGCCCATGCATCCCATATCTTAGTGTCTTTTCTTAAATTCTTTATATGCTCTTCGCCGCTTAAATACCAGAAAAGTTCTTTCAGCATTGAATTAAAATACATTTTTTTCGTAGTAAGCAAAGGATATCCTTCACTTAAATCCACTCTGTAAAAATATGCAAAATTAGAAATAGTATCTACTCCGGTTCTGTTTTCTTTTTTTACCCCGTTATCCAACACATACTTAACCATATCCAAATACTGCTTCATTCTATCTCTCCTCTAATATTTTATCGTTTTCCAAAGCTTCCCTGACAAGCTTTATGTTCTCCAGAGACACTCCTTCTTCAAATACAGTAATTTCATCATTTTCAAAAATAATACCGCTTTGAAGATATTGTGTTTCACCAACGCTGAAAACATATGAATTCCTATGCACGGTCTTTTTTGCAAGAGTAATTTTCCCTGTATTATTTTTCATTATTTTTTCTATTAACGGCTTATACTTCCCATAATCTCTCATAGTTTCCTCTTTTCGCTGCTTTTGATACTCTGTTTCAAAAACTTCTGACACACCAGAATATCTGCTTTTCTCACCAGCTAATATCCGTATCAGTTGCCTCTCACGAATCTTATATACATGATCAGATGAAAAAATTCTGACATTGATTGTATCAGTTTCTTTAAATTATTTTAAAAATATAAATCTCTTTCACCGTTTTTAATTTTTTCCAATTTCTCTATTACGTCTTTTTTTACTCTCTCATCAAGCGGAGCTGTTTCCACTTCTTTTTTTATAAGCTTATAGCCAGTTTCTCTTGTTTCCTCTTCTGCATAATCTTCCAGATATTCCGCCAGTGTAAGGTATGCATTTGGTGAACAGAAATTATGAATAAATCCCGGTTTTGAAAACTCCATAAAGTGTTCTCCAGTTCTTCCAAGTCTGTAACATGCCGTACAAAATGACGGTACAAATCCGTTTTCCATGAGATCCTGCATTACTTCAAGAAGTGATCTGCTGTCTCCTATAGTAAACTGCTCCCTTGCGAGATCCTGTTCTTTCTCCTTTTTTGTATATCCCTGAAGTTCTATCTGTGTTCCCGCATCTATCTGTGAGACTCCGAGATCCATACACTCTCTTCTCATTTTCGCACTTTCCCTTGCAGTGAGAATCAATCCTGTATATGGTACTGCCAGTCTCAAAATTGCTATTATTCTTTTTAATTCATCGTCTTTTACTCTGTAGTCCTCATGTCTTACTATTCCTGTTGCCTCTGTAAGTCTTGGAAATGAAATGGTATGAGGCCCCACACCGTATCTCTCTTCAAGATGACGTACATGGCTCATTAATCCCAAAACTTCAAACTTCCAGTTATAAAGTCCGAAAAGAGCTCCGATTCCCACATCATCAATCCCTGCTTCCATTGCCCTGTCCAGACCGAAAAGTCTCCATTTGAAATTGGCTTTTTCCCCTTTTGGGTGAACACGGTTATATGTAGGTTCATGGTAAGTTTCCTGAAATATCTGATATGTTCCTATTCCTGAATCTCCTATTTTTTTGAAGTCTTCCACAGACATAGGTGCTGCATTTATATTAACTCTTCTTATTTCGCCGTTTTCACCTTTTACAGTATAAGTTTTTTTCACTGTTTTTGCTATATATTCCGCTGTATAATCAGGATGGGTACCGTAAACAAGTATAAGTCTCTTATGCCCCTGTCCTATCAGTGTATTTACTTCTGCATCAATCTGATCCAAATCAAGAGTAAGTCTGTCTATCTCGGTATTAGTTGCTTTAAAACCACAATATGTACAAAGATTCATACATTTATTCCCAAGATACAGCGGAGCAAATAATACTACCCTGTGTCCGTATACTCTTTCTTTTATCTCTTTTGCTGTTTCAAAAATTCTCTCCACTCTTTCTTTTTGTGAAGAATTCAGAAGTACTGCCACCTCTTCCAGTGTAAGTGTATCTTTTCCTAATCCGGCTTTTTCCATTACCTTGTTAAACTCTTCATCGCTTGGCATATTTTCATTTGATATGAGTTTTTCTATCAAATCTATATTAACAAAACTCTGTTCTAATACTTCGTCTTTCCATGTTTCCATTTTTTACAACACCTCTTTTATATTTTGTACTTCAGTCTGAACTTATATATCGGATATACAAAATTCAGCTTCTGTACATATTTAGTAGTTTCCTCTATCTGCCTCCACTTTTCATCTTTGAGCCTTCCAATTCCGGCATTGTAAGCTATCCATGCTTTTTCTACATTTCCGTCTGTTTTTTGCAGTAAATAGCTGAAATATGCTGTTCCCAGCATTATATTGTCTCTTGGGTTATGAAGATCATAATCCTTTACCTTTTCTCTTTTGGCTATCCATTCTGCTGTAGAAGGAAGCAGCTGCATAAGTCCCTGAGCATCTTTATGTGACATTGCACTGCTGTTAAAGCTGCTTTCTGTCTTTATAATTGCATAAATCAGTGCTTCGTCTATGCCATACTTTTCACTGGCTTCTTTCACATATTCCTCATATTTTATAGGAAAAAGCGTATCCATCAAATAGTACACACCACCTGTTAGTACCGCAATGAATAAAAGAAAAAAAATAAATTTTCGCATCATATATCCCTCATTCTAAATTCATTCTG
Proteins encoded:
- a CDS encoding TetR/AcrR family transcriptional regulator; translated protein: MPKVKFDREEIINTTFELLKNDGIRGISARNIAKKMKSSTAPIYAHFENISILKKEVINMAKEVLVNYLETMYTERKMLNTAMGVVIFAREQKELYRSIFLIDADFKSIFERAVLKILETSKDDERFEHFDRNETMNIILKIWYYIHGYATLVCTEFIKNPSDEEIKSKILEVATIFISDALDKKLTAIY
- a CDS encoding dihydrofolate reductase, producing the protein MFSAIAAVGKNYEIGKKNQLLWHISEDLKNFKKITTGKTVIMGRKTFESIGKPLPNRRNIVLSRTLDKIEGAEVFHSLDEVISLFGKSSEEVFIIGGADIYNEMFDSFQKLYVSFIQNEDSEADAFFPKINFSDWKIIEEKDYETWNFKILERI
- the thyA gene encoding thymidylate synthase, with the protein product MKQYLDMVKYVLDNGVKKENRTGVDTISNFAYFYRVDLSEGYPLLTTKKMYFNSMLKELFWYLSGEEHIKNLRKDTKIWDAWADEEGRLETAYGRFWRRYPVPETHLDGEVFADENSKWVTRESNGQLVFDQIGYVIDTLKEMKTNPNHKNGRRLIVLAWNPGNAAISKLPPCHYTFAFNVLGNKLNCHLTQRSGDIALGIPFNLACYSLLTMMIAKECGYEPGEFAHTIIDAHIYENHIEGLREQLKREPMKLSKIEIADKPFNELTFDDVKLVDYVSHPLIKFEVAV
- the hydG gene encoding [FeFe] hydrogenase H-cluster radical SAM maturase HydG, translating into METWKDEVLEQSFVNIDLIEKLISNENMPSDEEFNKVMEKAGLGKDTLTLEEVAVLLNSSQKERVERIFETAKEIKERVYGHRVVLFAPLYLGNKCMNLCTYCGFKATNTEIDRLTLDLDQIDAEVNTLIGQGHKRLILVYGTHPDYTAEYIAKTVKKTYTVKGENGEIRRVNINAAPMSVEDFKKIGDSGIGTYQIFQETYHEPTYNRVHPKGEKANFKWRLFGLDRAMEAGIDDVGIGALFGLYNWKFEVLGLMSHVRHLEERYGVGPHTISFPRLTEATGIVRHEDYRVKDDELKRIIAILRLAVPYTGLILTARESAKMRRECMDLGVSQIDAGTQIELQGYTKKEKEQDLAREQFTIGDSRSLLEVMQDLMENGFVPSFCTACYRLGRTGEHFMEFSKPGFIHNFCSPNAYLTLAEYLEDYAEEETRETGYKLIKKEVETAPLDERVKKDVIEKLEKIKNGERDLYF
- a CDS encoding lytic transglycosylase domain-containing protein, giving the protein MDTLFPIKYEEYVKEASEKYGIDEALIYAIIKTESSFNSSAMSHKDAQGLMQLLPSTAEWIAKREKVKDYDLHNPRDNIMLGTAYFSYLLQKTDGNVEKAWIAYNAGIGRLKDEKWRQIEETTKYVQKLNFVYPIYKFRLKYKI